CCTCTGCAGGGATGTGCAGGACAGTGTGGTTTATCTGGCGTGTGGTTTATGCGTGCTGTGTTGTGCGTGTGACGTGATGTTCAGCCTCTCCCCCTGCTCTTGTGTCTCAGCTGCCTTCAGCCCAAGAAAGTGCTGTGCTTGCTGCACCCCGTGCTcgccttccctcctgctgctgatgctgtgtGTCCCGGGGGTGCGTTCTGTGCAGCTGGCAGCTTCCTCCTCAAATTAGGCATCTTTGGGTTCCTTCACCTTCCTTCACCTGAGAGCAAATGGATGGGAAGGGAACCCACCCCTCTTCCCTCATCCCTAATAAAACCCACACGCAAAGCCCCAGTCAAAGGAAGCTTGGAGCCAGCACAGGTTGCCCTtgaggggctgtgctgctcctctCTCTCTACCTGGCATACACCCATCGTTGTAAAacatcctcctcctgccattACAGCTTAATGACTTTCCCTTCCACGTCACGCGAGGCATTAACATCTCCATTAACAGCCACCAGAAACGGAGGCTCCATATATCACAAGCGCAGCTCCCCAGCCTTCTCCTCACACAGAAGTTTCAGAAGCAGTTAAAGCGTAGCCGTGGAGGAAACTAATGGCCTGATACACAAAACCTGTAATCGCTGCTagcagcgaggaggaggaggaggaggcggacGTGCTCGATCTTGGTGTCATTAAGTGCCTTGTTCTGTGGCCGCCTCTCCCCCGTGCTGAGGGGATGTAGGACTCGTGCTTCACACGCGAGTGATGGTGGGAGGCGAATGGTACCTGCGTGGATGGATGAGCCCAGCCCGGTCTGCGGGCACCTTTCCAGTGGGGAGTCTCCAGGCCCCCTGTGGCAGAAAGcctcagcacctgcagccaGCATCGCTGACGGGCGCTGCCCTGGCAtagccctggaaaaaaaaatccactatcAGAAGATCTCGATTCCCTGAGCCCAGCCCCGcggaggcagcggggcagggacAGCGGGGATGGCCGTCCCAAGGGATTTAGAAATCCTCAGCCTCCGCACTGCAGCAGCCATGAAGTGACACATTTCATCAGCGCAGTTTCTtggaaggaacaaaacaaagtagCAGAGCATTTTCAAttaagaatgaaattatttaaaaaactgCTGTCAGATGACAAAACATTAATGAATCCATCAGCGCTTTAAGCTCTTCTGAACGTCTCCGGTTCTGCcagctttggggaaaaacaaaggctttaaaaatatttaaaaagcgAGAGTATGACAGAATTTGATGCTGTGTAGCATCCCTGCCATGTGAAAATTCCTGATTTTTCATATTAAGCAAGAGGGCTGCAATACCTCAGCCCAGAAAGAGAGCAGCAGAATGCCCTTCCTGACTTCCGAAGCCGGGGGCATTTTCTGTATAGTGAGTTGGCACCTTCCTCACAAGTTTCAACAGATTTTGGGATGACGCCAGCGCCTCAGGACGGGATTTCTAagccagaagctgctgctttggccAACTTATTGCAAGAACTACTGCAACGGCCTTCCCAAAGCTGCTCAGGAGGGGGCTTGGAAGTAGTTCGGCTGCTGAGGGGTGAGGGAAGGCACGCGTAGTGTGCTGCGTTGCCCAGATGATGGGTTTACAACTGCTCCTTTTGCTTAGACAACACTGTTCTGGGACCATggcatttgaaataataatgaagagTTTTTCTACCCACCAGGTATAGCCACACATGGGcagtgtccccccccccagaatTGATCTCCTGCTCTCGCAGCCCTTCTTCCCTGGGGATGGGTTTCTAGACGTGAGCCACCTGAATTTAACAGCCAACGTACAAGAAGGCGTCTCCAGCTGATTTCCACACACAAAGTGCAAAACCGTCACCTACCAGAACGTTTATTTGAATTGTACATTCACATTTCTCCATTGACGTGGGTGGCTTGTACACTGTCAGGTAATAAAGTTACATAGTCTGCTCTTGGATGTGCATTGACTTCAGCCATCAAAGAAAATTGTAAAACTAACAATAAACAAATTCTCCATGTATCTATAGTCAGGCTGGGAAAAATTATGTGACTTTTCCTTACCACCACCCTTCCCCCCGCGGCAACCAAATTCCCCCAAATTTTaggattttctcttttacatAACTGCTAGTGTTACTTAGCATTTTAAAGCTGCATCTCTGGCGCTGAAGCTGGCATTCGGCCTGCGCTGGGCTGTTCCACGTGCTAACCCTCGCTCTGGCTTTTCCGAAGCTTGTCCGGGCGCACCGTCACTGGCTGCTCAGAAGCGCTCTCCGACCGTGCCCTGGGACAAGATAATTTTTCGTAGCCTGGCGATGTTAACATTTTAGGGCCATCACAAGTGAGCTGCAGTGCTTTACGGTTTACAGACTTTTGCCAGACCTCTTCCGCGTGGCgaaagcacttcagaaatgacAGAGATAGCGCAGCCGATCAGCACgtacaaacatttattttgaaatttccaTTCTAACCGTTATGAAGAATTACATCATCAAAGCACTTTATGGCAGTGAAAATAGCTCTTACCCCTCTGACTCATCCGTTACTCCATTAAAGCTGCAAAATGTGCAATCTGCTTGAAAAATAGGTTGCTTTTTATTCAGTTTCCCATGAAAAGTCAAAattcaataacaaaaaaaaaaaaaaggaaagaaacccagCTTATAGGGACTCTACAtctgctcctctcccccttcccccaaaaATAACTTACAAAGATAgtttaaagttttaaatgagtttaaaaCCAAGtgcatcttttttattatttttttttccataataatCTTAAAATTCTAAAAACCCATAATTTACTTTCTCGGAAAAAAGGCAGCGAGCCGTTGCTTCTTGATTGGAAGAATGTGTATTTCGGGcgagttcattttctttagctttACGCTCCTGTTCTTTACAGGTTTCCTAAGCGCCTCGGCGTTGTCCCGGGGCTCGGGCTGGCTCTTCACGTCGTAGCACTGCAGCACCGAGTCCTGGGGCATGTCccttttgaaggaaaagtttTTGGTGGACACTCCCGACAGGCCCTTGATCTTGCCGCAGAAGATGGTGGGCACGGCGTCCTTGACGGAGACGATGACTTTGGCTGTCTGCGAGGTGCTGACGATCTCGATGTTGTTGCCGCCGGCCTTGGGCTCGCAGGCCGCTCGCCCCGCCGGCTCCACCAGCCACTTCTGCGGCGGCCGCAGGAGCTCGCCCggcccgggccccgccgccctcacCTCCGCCTTGCCCGCGGCCTCCGGCGCTTTGGAGGGGGCGAAGGGGGCGgcaggcagggccggggggctgccATCGGCTGTGGGGCTGGTGCCAGCCGCCTCCCCTTGGGGCCCCCCCGGCTTGCGGCAGGAGGCGAGGGACAGGTCCAGCGCCCCGTCCTCGGGGGACGGTGGTGGTGGCGCGGCCTCGCCGGCACGTGGCGCGGGCGGCCCTTTCATGGAGAGGTCCAGCGCCTCGTTCTCGCTGCCCATCTTGATGACGGTGTGGCGGCTCAGCTGGGAGAAGTCCCGCTGGTGGACGAGGTCGAAGGGCTTCGtctcctccttctccagggGGGTCTGGGTGCCCTTGCAGGGCTGCGGGGTGAAAAGCGGGGGCTTGGGTGGGTCGGGGGCCACCTTGGACTCGGTGCCGTGGGGCACAGGGAtagggacggggatggggatgggcacgggcacgggcagGGGCACGATGACGGGGTAGGGCACCAGCAGCGTGGCGGGGGGCACCAGCGGGGACAGGGGCGAGCTGAAGGCCTGGGGCGGGAGGGCGGTGTAGTCAGGGGGTGGCTGGCAGGGGGCCGAGCCCAGGGCGCCCTGCCCCGAGGGGAAGAGGTCCTGCAGGACGGCGGCAAAGCCCGGCGTCTGAAAGACGGGCGGCAGCACGGGCTCCTGGCCTGGGCCAGCGGGCTTGGGgtccaggagctggggctggccgACAGGGGCCGAGGAGCCCGGGAAGAGGCCGCCGTGCAGGGGGCTGGCGGGGCAGGCGGCACCGGGGGGCAGCACCAGGGGCGAGTTGAGGTGCTGGAAGACGTGCTGCTCCAGGAGGACGGGCAGCGGGACGGGGCCCTGCGTGGTCATGACATAGGGGGTGGCGTTGCCGGCCGGCATCTGCGGGGCGGCGCTGCCGGCCACCTGCAGGTGGATGGGCAGGACGACGGGGCTGTCCCCCAGGCAGATGGGCTGCAGCACGGTGGCCGCCACCTTCAGCGCCACCCCGCTCTGCGACTCGGCCGGCGGTGTCAGGATGGAGGGCGCGGGGACGGTCACCAGCGGGGACAGGGCCTTCTTCATCAGGTCGGCCGAGTTGATGTTCCAGGCCTCGGCCGTGATCAGCTGGGCCACCCCGTTCTCCAGCTTGTTGTTGGCCATGGCCGCCGGCGGGCTGGTGACGTCCATGGGCAGGTTCGGGGTCTCCTTGTACAGCTCCTCCATGTCGCAGGGCTTCGGGGCTCCGCGGGCGCCGCGCTCACATCGCCGTCAGCGGGACCCACCGTGGCTCGGGGCTGCCAGGGGCACCGGCACCGACATAGCTTGGCCTGTGAGGCAGAAACATGGTTTAGGCACTGCATAAATCTCCTCCTTAACATAATATTTGCGACTGCCTTGAAAGACCCTGTCGCCAAAGGAAGGCCGTTAAACGTTTCCACACTTCAGGGTAACGGCTCCACAACGCACTACAGTAATATATACATAGATGCTGTGTATACAGACATCCCTGAGTGCTGTACAAAGAGTTTTGAGGAACTTATATTTAGCCGTAAACACAGATAATTTAAAAGGACTCCAGGGCTGACTGCAGTCAAGACACCACCCCTCCTGCAGGCAGGCTAACCCAAGGGCTCAGGCGCTGcgtttttacagttttaaacaaagcttCACGTAATGACAGCGTACGGCAGAGCCCAGAGACAGCGCACTGCTTTAACTcagcaaaagcacaaaaacaaacatttctaaaaatacacaGCTCCGAAATGTTCCGCCGTGGGCAGAGGGTCCTTGTTTGTCCTGCAGGGATTCACCAGCATGGGTCAGGCCACCGGTGTGGCACCTCCGACGGGTCACGAAGCAGCCCGGCTGCGCTCCCCCCGATGGGAAGAAGCCCAGAGCAAAACCCAGCCAAAACCCGGCACCTGCCCCGCTCAATGCGGGCAGTCGCTCGAACCAGATGCCTAGTTCAATAAAAGACACCgggaataaaaatcaaaacgACTTCAAATCTACTTTGCCAGCCCACGCTTTCATCTAAACCAAGCAAAtgtcaatggaaaaaaagggCAGAGATTGTTCCTATTTGTGATGGCAGTGAAATTTGCAGCTTATTTCCTACAAAGATGAAcagcctgcccc
This genomic window from Cygnus olor isolate bCygOlo1 chromosome 1, bCygOlo1.pri.v2, whole genome shotgun sequence contains:
- the RAI2 gene encoding retinoic acid-induced protein 2, whose protein sequence is MEELYKETPNLPMDVTSPPAAMANNKLENGVAQLITAEAWNINSADLMKKALSPLVTVPAPSILTPPAESQSGVALKVAATVLQPICLGDSPVVLPIHLQVAGSAAPQMPAGNATPYVMTTQGPVPLPVLLEQHVFQHLNSPLVLPPGAACPASPLHGGLFPGSSAPVGQPQLLDPKPAGPGQEPVLPPVFQTPGFAAVLQDLFPSGQGALGSAPCQPPPDYTALPPQAFSSPLSPLVPPATLLVPYPVIVPLPVPVPIPIPVPIPVPHGTESKVAPDPPKPPLFTPQPCKGTQTPLEKEETKPFDLVHQRDFSQLSRHTVIKMGSENEALDLSMKGPPAPRAGEAAPPPPSPEDGALDLSLASCRKPGGPQGEAAGTSPTADGSPPALPAAPFAPSKAPEAAGKAEVRAAGPGPGELLRPPQKWLVEPAGRAACEPKAGGNNIEIVSTSQTAKVIVSVKDAVPTIFCGKIKGLSGVSTKNFSFKRDMPQDSVLQCYDVKSQPEPRDNAEALRKPVKNRSVKLKKMNSPEIHILPIKKQRLAAFFPRK